The region GGCAGGCCAGGGGCGCATCGTCCAGGCATACCACCTCGTGTCCTGGGGCGCGTCCCACTTCGGGTGCGGCGCGGCGTAGCATCCGGGGCATGACTGCGTCCCGCCCGATTGCCGATCTGCGTTCCGATACCGTCACCACCCCCACGCCCGCCATGCGCGAGGCGATGGCGCAGGCGCCGGTGGGCGACGACGTGTACGGCGAGGACCCGACCGTGAACGAGTTGCAGGCGGAGGTGGCGCGCCTGACCGGGCACGAGGCGGGGCTGTTCATGCCGTCGGGCACGATGACGAATCAGGTGGCGATCGCGCTGCACACCCGCCGGGGCGAGGAGGTCATCTGCGCGGAGGGCTCGCACATCTACGAGTGGGAACTGGGCATGATGGCGACGTTCAGTGGCGTGGTGCCGCGCTTCGTGCCGGCGCCGCTGGGCGTACCCGCCCCGGAGGACGTGCGCGCCGCGATCCGCCGCAGCATCCACCAGTCCCCGAGCGGGTTGATCAGTCTGGAGAACACGCACAACAAGGCGGGCGGGACGGTGATCCCGCTGGACGTGCTGGCGGGTATCCGCGCGGTGGCGACCGAGGAGGGTCTGCCGCTGCACCTGGACGGTGCGCGCGTGGTGAACGCGGCGGTGGCGCTGGGGGTGCCGCTGCGGGACGTGACGGGGATGTTCGACACGGTCAGCGTGTGCCTCAGCAAGGGCCTGGGGGCGCCGGTGGGCAGCGTGCTCGTCGGCAGCGCGGCCCAGATGCGGCAGGCGCACCGCTACCGCAAAATGATGGGCGGCGGCATGCGGCAGGCGGGCGTGCTGGCCGCGGCGGCGCTGGTGGCCCTGCGGGAGGGACCCGCGCGGCTGGCGGAGGATCACCGCCGCACCCGTGAACTGGCCCACGCCCTTGTCAACGCGGGTTTCGACGTGAACCTGAGTGCCGTGCAGACGAACATCATCTACGCCACCGTGCCCGACGCCGCCGCGCACGCGGCCCGCTGGAGTGAGGGGGGCGTCCTGTGCAACGCGCTCGGGCCGGACAGCGTCCGCTTCGTGCTGCACCATCAGGTGGACGACGAGGCCCTGGCGGGCGCGATCCGAGTCCTGACGGCGTAAGCGGGGCGGGTGGCGGGGCGCGGTGTGGGCTCGACACGGGGGCGTGGTTCGCGGACACGCTGTTCCCACTCCCCACCTCTCAACTTTCCGTTGACGCGCTGTGCGGGGTGGGCGCGGTAGGCTCGGGGGCATGACCGTTCCAGAGCCTGTCGCGCCCAGTGTGCCGCCCGTTCCGCCTGCCGAACCTGCCGGGGTGCGGGCGGTCAGTGGGAACCGCGCGGCGCTGACGCTGCTGCTGGTGCAGAACGTGGTGTCGGCGGTGCTGATGGGGGTGGGGGCGCCGCTGGGGCTGGCGCTGCTGGGGGCGTTCGCGGTGGTGGTCCTCGTGGCGTTCACGGCGTTCCGGGACACCATGAGTGCGCTGCTGCGGGATTCGCGCTGGCGGACGCCGCCCGCGTGGGGCGTGGCGCTGGCGGCGTTCGCGCTGGCGTTCCTGGCGTCGCGGGCGTTCGTGCTGGCGTTCGTGACATTGGTGCCGTCGTCCGCGAACGCGGTGCCGCAGTTCCTGAGTCAGGGGGCGGACGTGTGGGTGCTGCTGCTCGCGGCGGGCCTCCTGATTCCCTTCGCCGAGGAGGTCGCGTTCCGGGGCCTGTTGATGCGCGGGCACGAGCGGGCGGCGGGCTTCATGGTCGCGGCGGTCACGAGCACGCTGGTGTTCTCGCTGGCGCACGGCGTTCCGGCCAGCGTGGTGGGCATCATTCCGCTGGCGTACGTGCTGGCGAGGGTGGTGCAGCACACGGGCAGCCTGTGGAACGGCGTGATCGTGCACGCGCTGAACAACACCATCGCGGTGGGGCTGGGCACCCTGCTCGCCGGTCGCCTTCCGTCCGATCCGGAGCGGGCGACCGAACTGCTGTCGAACCCGGCCCTGAAGGTGCCGCTGGCGGTCGGTGCGGCGCTGTTCGGGACGGTGGTGCTGGTCGTGCTGCACCTGTGGCTGACCCCGAAGGCGGACCCGCAGGAACGCAGCGCGCCCGGCCCCTGGCTGAGCGGCGCGTTCGTGATCATGCTGCTGTTCGGCCTGAGTGCGGGGGCGCTGACCCTGCCAGGCGTGGCGCAGTGGCTCACGGACCTGCGCGGCGCACTGCGATGACCGACCCGGCCCGCGCTGGCCTGTGGGCGCGGCTGCGGGCGTTCGCGCGGCACCTGAAGGCGGAACTGCTCGCCCTGAGCCTCGCGGCGCGCGACCCGCGCACGCCCTGGTACGCGCGGGCGTGGGCGCTGCTGGTCCTCGCGTACGCGCTGAGCCCCATCGACCTGATCCCGGACTTCATCCCGGTGCTGGGGCAGCTGGACGACCTGCTGCTCGTCCCGGCGGGGCTGTGGGTGGCGCTGCGATTGATCCCGCCCGGGGTGCTCGCGGACGCCCGGCGGGAGGCGGCGGCGCACCCGGCGAAACTGGCCCGCAGCGCGGTGGGCGCGGCGCTGATCGTGCTGGTGTACGCCGCGCTGGTCGTGCTGGCGTGGGCGTGGTGGCGCGCCCGCAGCGGCTGATACGGACTCCGGTTGAAAGGTTTGCAAAAACGTTCAACCCGAGCGGAGCGAGCAGGAGAAACACGGGTTCCGGGCGTGGAGTTCACAACCCGGTGATGTTCCGGGTTGTGAACGAAACAGACGGAATCCGTACGACAGGCGGGGTCTGACGGGCGGACCGGCAGGGCATCCGACTCCGGTTCCCGTCCCGGTGAGCGGGTAGCATGCTCCGGATGGCCCGTTCCCGCCCGACCGCCCCTCCCGCCCCTGTTCCCGAGGCGCCGCTGCCCGCCTCGATCCTGGCCGGGCCGCGCCTGTTCGCCCGCGCGCTGGCGCCGACCGAGCCGCTCGCGTGGCGGTACCTGGGTGTGGTGGCGGTCGCGGCGGTGCTGTCCGGCGGGGCGTACGCGGCGCTGGTGCGCCCGGCGGTGAATCTCGCGGCCGAGGTGGCGGGCGGCGCGTCCCCGCTCGCGTCGCACGCGCTGAACGTGATCGGCGGGGCGTTCCTGTCGATGTTCACGTTCGGGCTGATGTGGGGCCTGGGTCTGCTGGGTGCGGGCCGCGCGGGTCGCCCGGCGGAGGTGTTCGGCACGACCTTCGCGCTGCTGCCGCCCCTGTACGTGCTCGTGATCGTCCTGAGCTTCCTGATCCCCGACGGGGCGTGGCGCCCGGCGGCGGACGCGCTGGCGGCGGTGGGGAAGGACCCGAACGCGGCGCAGCGGCTGGGGCTGGCGGGCCTGAAGACGACCTCGGCGGCGTTCCTGCTGCTCGTGGTCACGCTGGTGGCGCCGCTGGTGCAGTCCGGGCTGGCGTTCGTGGCGTTCCGGGAACTGACGGGCCGCTCGGGCCGCGCGGCGCTGGGCGCGCTGCTGCCACTGCTGCCCGCGTTGACGGTGGGGTTCATCGCGCTGGCGCCCGTGCTCCTGGCCCGCTGAACGCGAACCGCCCCGCAGTGAGGCGGGGCGGGGAAGAGGCCGGGTGCGGTCAGAACACGCTCTTGGCGGGGTCCCA is a window of Deinococcus grandis DNA encoding:
- a CDS encoding threonine aldolase family protein, whose protein sequence is MTASRPIADLRSDTVTTPTPAMREAMAQAPVGDDVYGEDPTVNELQAEVARLTGHEAGLFMPSGTMTNQVAIALHTRRGEEVICAEGSHIYEWELGMMATFSGVVPRFVPAPLGVPAPEDVRAAIRRSIHQSPSGLISLENTHNKAGGTVIPLDVLAGIRAVATEEGLPLHLDGARVVNAAVALGVPLRDVTGMFDTVSVCLSKGLGAPVGSVLVGSAAQMRQAHRYRKMMGGGMRQAGVLAAAALVALREGPARLAEDHRRTRELAHALVNAGFDVNLSAVQTNIIYATVPDAAAHAARWSEGGVLCNALGPDSVRFVLHHQVDDEALAGAIRVLTA
- a CDS encoding CPBP family intramembrane glutamic endopeptidase; the protein is MTVPEPVAPSVPPVPPAEPAGVRAVSGNRAALTLLLVQNVVSAVLMGVGAPLGLALLGAFAVVVLVAFTAFRDTMSALLRDSRWRTPPAWGVALAAFALAFLASRAFVLAFVTLVPSSANAVPQFLSQGADVWVLLLAAGLLIPFAEEVAFRGLLMRGHERAAGFMVAAVTSTLVFSLAHGVPASVVGIIPLAYVLARVVQHTGSLWNGVIVHALNNTIAVGLGTLLAGRLPSDPERATELLSNPALKVPLAVGAALFGTVVLVVLHLWLTPKADPQERSAPGPWLSGAFVIMLLFGLSAGALTLPGVAQWLTDLRGALR
- a CDS encoding YkvA family protein produces the protein MTDPARAGLWARLRAFARHLKAELLALSLAARDPRTPWYARAWALLVLAYALSPIDLIPDFIPVLGQLDDLLLVPAGLWVALRLIPPGVLADARREAAAHPAKLARSAVGAALIVLVYAALVVLAWAWWRARSG